In one Arachis duranensis cultivar V14167 chromosome 9, aradu.V14167.gnm2.J7QH, whole genome shotgun sequence genomic region, the following are encoded:
- the LOC107466367 gene encoding uncharacterized protein LOC107466367, with amino-acid sequence MSRPEGSERPRGSCRAKRELAVKREGRYLARHRRTCIPPLLPQARRRRSWIVVLASCEEKRGETPSMSAASVCCERSWRRRSFHYRQKLPPSSQLLQWLPPVVNGCRRSGCGCRNHTGASSSFRRLRPCCCRRKILPLIHRSFWPPPELCRGGFKTAAASCCYSELFMLLRKCVGLCFEAAFDFELRRKELMRRLDYGIAF; translated from the exons ATGTCGCGACCAGAGGGGAGTGAGAGACCAAGAGGGAGTTGTCGTGCAAAGAGGGAGCTCGCGGTGAAGAGAGAGGGGCGCTACCTTGCGCGCCACCGTCGCACCTGCATACCGCCGCTGCTACCGCAAGCTCGCCGTCGCCGGAGCTGGATAGTCGTCCTTGCCAGCTGCGAAGAGAAGCGAGGTGAAACCCCCTCCATGTCTGCTGCTTCGGTCTGCTGCGAGAGGTCTTGGCGCCGCCGGAGCTTCCATTACCGTCAGAAGCTGCCGCCGTCTAGCCAGCTGCTACAGTGGTTGCCGCCTGTCGTGAATGGTTGCCGGAGAAGTGGTTGTGGCTGCCGGAACCATACCGGAGCTTCTAGCAGTTTCCGTCGCTTGAGACCCTGCTGCTGTCGCCGGAAAATTTTGCCG TTGATCCACCGGAGCTTCTGGCCGCCGCCGGAGCTGTGCCGGGGCGGGTTCAAAACCGCAGCTGCTTCGTGTTGTTATTCCG AGCTGTTTATGCTGCTGCGAAAATGTGTGGGGCTGTGCTTTGAAGCTGCCTTTGATTTTGAGTTGAGGCGAAAAGAACTTATGAGGCGCTTGGATTATGGaattgcgttttga